The proteins below come from a single Balaenoptera musculus isolate JJ_BM4_2016_0621 chromosome 1, mBalMus1.pri.v3, whole genome shotgun sequence genomic window:
- the RPS8 gene encoding 40S ribosomal protein S8, which translates to MGISRDNWHKRRKTGGKRKPYHKKRKYELGRPAANTKIGPRRIHTVRVRGGNKKYRALRLDVGNFSWGSECCTRKTRIIDVVYNASNNELVRTKTLVKNCIVLIDSTPYRQWYESHYALPLGRKKGAKLTPEEEEILNKKRSKKIQKKYDERKKNAKISSLLEEQFQQGKLLACIASRPGQCGRADGYVLEGKELEFYLRKIKARKGK; encoded by the exons GCATCTCTCGGGACAACTGGCACAAGCGCCGCAAGACCGGGGGCAAGAGAAAGCCCTACCACAAGAAGCGGAAGTATGAGCTGGGACGCCCCGCTGCCAACACTAAG ATTGGCCCCCGCCGCATACACACAGTCCGTGTGCGGGGAGGCAACAAGAAGTACCGGGCCTTGAGGCTGGACGTGGGGAACTTCTCCTGGGGCTCGGAGT GTTGTACACGCAAGACAAGGATCATTGATGTTGTCTACAATGCATCCAACAATGAACTGGTCCGTACCAAGACCCTGGTGAAGAACTGCATCGTGCTCATTGACAGCACACCGTACCGACAGTGGTACGAGTCCCACTATGCACTGCCCCTGGGCCGCAAGAAGGGGGCCAAGCTG ACTCCTGAGGAGGAAgagattttaaacaaaaaacgatcaaagaaaattcagaagaaatatgatgaaaggaaaaagaatgccAAAATTAGCAGTCTTCTAGAGGAGCAGTTCCAGCAGGGCAAACTTCTTG CTTGCATCGCCTCAAGACCAGGCCAGTGTGGCCGAGCAGATGGCTATGTGCTAGAGGGAAAGGAGCTGGAGTTCTATCTGAGGAAAATCAAGGCCCGGAAAGGCAAATAA